A window from Theobroma cacao cultivar B97-61/B2 chromosome 3, Criollo_cocoa_genome_V2, whole genome shotgun sequence encodes these proteins:
- the LOC18605746 gene encoding splicing factor SF3a60 homolog produces MSSTLLEVTRAAHEDVERLERLIVKDLQNEPPSGKDRLYQSHRVRNNIETIIATSEKLIEIYEDKDNARKDEIAALGGQTATGTNVFSAFYDRLKEIREYHRKHPAARVVDANEEYEALLKEEPVVEFSGEEALGRYLDLHELFNQYINSKFGAKIEYSAYLDVFSQPHNISWKLKSTRQYREYMQNLLEYLIYFFQRTEPLQDLDRIFSKVEAEFEEQWADGQVQGWEKQGQENGDDPAQHTVIDLDYYSTVEELMEVGPEKLKEALAALGLKTGGTIQQRAERLFLTKHTPFEKLDKKHFARGSRKPEQNGSTAVPQDINSLKDVALMEANMKKLCDLLSKTIEQTKENVVKKQALTYEEMEQEREEEETQVDTESDEEDQQIYNPLKLPMGWDGKPIPYWLYKLHGLGQEFKCEICGNYSYWGRRAFERHFKEWRHQHGMRCLGIPNTKNFNEITNIAEAQELWGKIQERQGLNKWRPDLEEEYEDKEGNIYNKKTYTDLQRQGLI; encoded by the exons ATGTCGTCGACGCTACTCGAGGTGACTCGTGCGGCTCACGAAGATGTGGAACGCCTCGAGCGGCTCATAGTGAAGGACCTGCAAAATGAGCCGCCTTCCGGCAAAGACCGCTTGTACCAAAGCCACCGTGTCCGCAACAATATCGAAACCATCATCGCCACCAGCGAAAAGCTC ATTGAGATATATGAAGATAAAGATAATGCGAGGAAAGACGAAATTGCGGCTCTTGGAGGTCAAACCGCTACTGGGACGAACGTCTTTAGCGCTTTTTATGATAGATTGAAGGAG ATTCGTGAGTACCATAGAAAGCACCCCGCTGCTCGTGTTGTTGATGCTAATGAAGAGTATGAGGCTTTACTTAAAGAAGAACCAGTCGTCGAGTTCAGTGGCGAG GAAGCCTTGGGTCGGTACTTGGATCTGCATGAATTGTTCAATCAGTACATTAATTCTAAATTTGGAGCCAAAATTGAGTACTCTGCTTACCTTGATGTATTCTCTCAGCCACATAATATCTCTTGGAAACTGAAGTCAACTAG GCAATACAGGGAGTATATGCAGAATCTGCTGGAGTATCTGATATACTTTTTCCAGAGGACAGAACCACTGCAAGATCTTGACAGAATATTTTCAAAG GTTGAGGCTGAGTTTGAGGAGCAATGGGCTGATGGTCAGGTACAAGGATGGGAGAAACAGGGTCAAGAAAATGGAGATGATCCTGCCCAGCATACCGTGATTGATCTTGATTATTACAGCACAGTTGAAGAGCTGATGGAAGTGGGTCCAGAAAAGTTAAAGGAG GCATTGGCAGCATTAGGACTAAAAACTGGTGGTACTATCCAGCAGCGTGCAGAGAGGCTCTTCCTCACAAAG CACACACCTTTTGAAAAGCTGGACAAGAAACATTTTGCAAGAGGCTCTCGTAAACCAGAGCAAAATGGGTCTACTGCAGTTCCACAGGACATTAACAGTCTGAAAGATGTTGCATTGATGGAGGCCAACATGAAGAAACTCTGCGATTTACTGAGTAAG ACAATTgaacaaacaaaagaaaatgtggTGAAGAAGCAAGCTTTGACATATGAGGAAATGGAACAAGAACGTGAGGAG GAAGAGACACAAGTTGACACTGAAAGTGATGAAGAGGATCAACAGATCTATAATCCTCTTAAATTGCCAATGGGTTGGGATGGGAAGCCAATACCTTACTGGCTTTACAAGCTTCATGGTCTTGGTCAG GAATTTAAGTGCGAGATTTGTGGGAACTACAGCTACTGGGGCCGGAGGGCTTTTGAGAGGCATTTCAAAGAATGGCGCCATCAGCATGGCATGCGATGCCTCGGTATACCTAACACTAAGAACTTTAATGAGATCACAAATATTGCG GAAGCACAAGAATTGTGGGGGAAGATACAAGAACGGCAAGGACTAAACAAGTGGCGCCCAGATCTTGAAGAAGAATATGAAGACAAAGAGGGGAACATCTATAACAAGAAGACATATACTGATCTGCAGCGGCAGGGACTGATTTAA
- the LOC18605747 gene encoding probable plastid-lipid-associated protein 14, chloroplastic isoform X1, translated as MAICGFSINPSLESVEVWHFNGNLSKTLIRPSCLRLNRKSPCSARRQFQEVRCSSLRKAVSPMESEENAPTATPISGEDEPGHVARFKMSDFKVLDHVSVGLAGRADEVVFEAVVKDSGSCSPLYNSRVVLRRLTSARAQRRGRRAIEVLKKLVHRRILYHSYSMQVYGCILSHTSGAQSSFTLVHGYHGSFSLRHWLQQSDWLPTLEATLALDEESVRRVGDDSVGGPAVTRQLRLIRILMRDLLIGVNYLHSHGIAHTELRLENVHISPVDRHIKVGILGNAADFYDNGPNGSALDGNMDRRQMMIAFDMRCVGFMMAKMVLRELMDPLIFAKLKSFLMKGNDPSCLREFLLPILTRNSPNGNVGLQMLDRNWGAGWNLLSLLLAVRPSKRISCLDALRHPFLCGPRWRVVPSMDIIRWGLGSTAVRITEEYIYRQSQTGRLAHFIELMEMLNPHSRPKNWLELLPGKWRLLYSTGRHIGLTFRQPPVRILIGDAHLTIVKASKLNTSLSILSEIGFTVMMGHDWPHDKSGISGKLQVNSLTSLKAGRRLYLKEKATEGFSLRQSNSEDSLFGKLSSRKWRKAIPLKEFPSSLPVAKLLPDDIEVSMTLNDPLTQNVDVARNIVKEIRTQVPPEMFELSNLVCGTYVDSRMLVLRSVNGTALIFTRSCADESCR; from the exons ATGGCAATATGTGGATTTTCAATAAATCCAAGTCTGGAAAGTGTTGAAGTGTGGCATTTTAATGGTAATTTGTCAAAAACACTGATTAGGCCTAGTTGCCTACGTCTCAATCGGAAGTCACCTTGCTCTGCTAGGAGACAATTTCAGGAAGTAAGGTGCTCATCCTTAAGAAAAGCTGTATCGCCAATGGAATCAGAAGAGAATGCTCCAACTGCTACACCAATTTCTGGTGAAGATGAACCAGGGCATGTGGCAAGGTTCAAGATGTCTGATTTTAAGGTTCTTGATCATGTCAGCGTTGGCCTTGCTGGCCGG GCAGATGAGGTGGTTTTTGAAGCTGTAGTGAAGGATTCCGGAAG TTGCAGCCCTTTGTATAACTCAAGAGTTGTGCTTCGACGACTTACTAGTGCTCGGGCTCAGCGTAGGGGAAGGCGAGCGATAGAG GTGTTGAAAAAGCTTGTTCATCGCAGAATCCTCTACCATTCTTATTCCATGCAAGTTTATGGTTGCATCTTGTCACATACAAGTGGTGCCCAGAGCTCATTCACTCTGGTCCACGGG TACCACGGTAGCTTTTCATTAAGACATTGGCTTCAACAATCTGACTGGCTTCCAACTTTAGAAGCAACTCTTGCTTTGGATGAAGAGTCTGTTAGGAGGGTAGGAGATGACTCAGTTGGGGGACCTGCAGTTACTCGACAGTTGCGGCTTATTAGAATATTGATGAGGGACCTCTTAATTGGA GTAAATTACTTGCACAGCCATGGGATTGCACATACGGAGTTAAGGCTGGAAAATGTGCATATAAGCCCCGTTGATAGACATATTAAG GTGGGAATACTGGGAAATGCTGCTGACTTCTATGACAATGGTCCCAATGGAAGTGCACTTGATGGCAATATGGATAGGAGGCAAATGATGATTGCATTCGACATGAG GTGTGTTGGATTTATGATGGCAAAGATGGTGTTAAGAGAACTTATGGATCCCCTAATCTTTGCAAAGCTCAAATCTTTCCTTATGAAG GGAAATGATCCCTCATGCTTGCGTGAATTTCTTCTGCCAATACTCACTAGGAACTCCCCAAATGGAAATGTTGGACTCCAG ATGCTTGATAGAAACTGGGGTGCAGGTTGGAACCTTCTGTCCTTGTTGCTTGCAGTCAGACCTTCTAAAAGAATAAG TTGCTTAGATGCTCTTAGGCATCCATTTTTGTGTGGACCGAGATGGCGGGTGGTCCCATCCATGGATATTATCAGATGGGGTCTTGGGTCAACGGCAGTAAGAATCACAGAGGAGTATATCTATCGCCAATCTCAG ACTGGTAGGCTCGCCcattttattgaattaatgGAGATGTTGAATCCTCATTCAAGGCCAAAG AATTGGCTGGAGTTGTTGCCAGGGAAATGGCGTCTGTTATACTCTACTGGGAGGCACATAGGTTTAACTTTTCGCCAACCTCCAGTCCGCATCCTCATTGGTGATGCACACCTAACAATTGTAAAAGCTTCTAAGTTAAACACAAGCCTATCTATCCTGTCCGAAATTGGTTTTACAGTCATGATGGGACATGATTGGCCCCATGACAAAAGCGGTATCAGTGGGAAATTGCAAGTGAACTCTTTAACTAGTTTAAAAGCTGGGAGGAGATTATATCTAAAGGAAAAGGCCACGGAAGGATTCTCTTTGAGACAATCAAACTCCGAGGACTCCTTATTTGGGAAACTATCTAGTAGAAAATGGAGAAAAGCAATTCCCCTAAAGGAGTTCCCATCAAGTCTTCCTGTTGCTAAACTCCTTCCAGATGATATCGAGGTGTCAATGACTCTCAATGACCCATTGACACAGAATGTTGATGTTGCAAGAAACATAGTTAAGGAAATTCGGACACAGGTTCCCCCTGAAATGTTTGAATTATCAAATCTTGTGTGCGGAACATATGTTGACTCAAGGATGCTTGTCCTCCGTAGTGTAAATGGCACAGCACTCATATTTACAAGGTCTTGTGCAGATGAAAGCTGTAGATAA
- the LOC18605747 gene encoding probable plastid-lipid-associated protein 14, chloroplastic isoform X2 codes for MAICGFSINPSLESVEVWHFNGNLSKTLIRPSCLRLNRKSPCSARRQFQEVRCSSLRKAVSPMESEENAPTATPISGEDEPGHVARFKMSDFKVLDHVSVGLAGRADEVVFEAVVKDSGSPLYNSRVVLRRLTSARAQRRGRRAIEVLKKLVHRRILYHSYSMQVYGCILSHTSGAQSSFTLVHGYHGSFSLRHWLQQSDWLPTLEATLALDEESVRRVGDDSVGGPAVTRQLRLIRILMRDLLIGVNYLHSHGIAHTELRLENVHISPVDRHIKVGILGNAADFYDNGPNGSALDGNMDRRQMMIAFDMRCVGFMMAKMVLRELMDPLIFAKLKSFLMKGNDPSCLREFLLPILTRNSPNGNVGLQMLDRNWGAGWNLLSLLLAVRPSKRISCLDALRHPFLCGPRWRVVPSMDIIRWGLGSTAVRITEEYIYRQSQTGRLAHFIELMEMLNPHSRPKNWLELLPGKWRLLYSTGRHIGLTFRQPPVRILIGDAHLTIVKASKLNTSLSILSEIGFTVMMGHDWPHDKSGISGKLQVNSLTSLKAGRRLYLKEKATEGFSLRQSNSEDSLFGKLSSRKWRKAIPLKEFPSSLPVAKLLPDDIEVSMTLNDPLTQNVDVARNIVKEIRTQVPPEMFELSNLVCGTYVDSRMLVLRSVNGTALIFTRSCADESCR; via the exons ATGGCAATATGTGGATTTTCAATAAATCCAAGTCTGGAAAGTGTTGAAGTGTGGCATTTTAATGGTAATTTGTCAAAAACACTGATTAGGCCTAGTTGCCTACGTCTCAATCGGAAGTCACCTTGCTCTGCTAGGAGACAATTTCAGGAAGTAAGGTGCTCATCCTTAAGAAAAGCTGTATCGCCAATGGAATCAGAAGAGAATGCTCCAACTGCTACACCAATTTCTGGTGAAGATGAACCAGGGCATGTGGCAAGGTTCAAGATGTCTGATTTTAAGGTTCTTGATCATGTCAGCGTTGGCCTTGCTGGCCGG GCAGATGAGGTGGTTTTTGAAGCTGTAGTGAAGGATTCCGGAAG CCCTTTGTATAACTCAAGAGTTGTGCTTCGACGACTTACTAGTGCTCGGGCTCAGCGTAGGGGAAGGCGAGCGATAGAG GTGTTGAAAAAGCTTGTTCATCGCAGAATCCTCTACCATTCTTATTCCATGCAAGTTTATGGTTGCATCTTGTCACATACAAGTGGTGCCCAGAGCTCATTCACTCTGGTCCACGGG TACCACGGTAGCTTTTCATTAAGACATTGGCTTCAACAATCTGACTGGCTTCCAACTTTAGAAGCAACTCTTGCTTTGGATGAAGAGTCTGTTAGGAGGGTAGGAGATGACTCAGTTGGGGGACCTGCAGTTACTCGACAGTTGCGGCTTATTAGAATATTGATGAGGGACCTCTTAATTGGA GTAAATTACTTGCACAGCCATGGGATTGCACATACGGAGTTAAGGCTGGAAAATGTGCATATAAGCCCCGTTGATAGACATATTAAG GTGGGAATACTGGGAAATGCTGCTGACTTCTATGACAATGGTCCCAATGGAAGTGCACTTGATGGCAATATGGATAGGAGGCAAATGATGATTGCATTCGACATGAG GTGTGTTGGATTTATGATGGCAAAGATGGTGTTAAGAGAACTTATGGATCCCCTAATCTTTGCAAAGCTCAAATCTTTCCTTATGAAG GGAAATGATCCCTCATGCTTGCGTGAATTTCTTCTGCCAATACTCACTAGGAACTCCCCAAATGGAAATGTTGGACTCCAG ATGCTTGATAGAAACTGGGGTGCAGGTTGGAACCTTCTGTCCTTGTTGCTTGCAGTCAGACCTTCTAAAAGAATAAG TTGCTTAGATGCTCTTAGGCATCCATTTTTGTGTGGACCGAGATGGCGGGTGGTCCCATCCATGGATATTATCAGATGGGGTCTTGGGTCAACGGCAGTAAGAATCACAGAGGAGTATATCTATCGCCAATCTCAG ACTGGTAGGCTCGCCcattttattgaattaatgGAGATGTTGAATCCTCATTCAAGGCCAAAG AATTGGCTGGAGTTGTTGCCAGGGAAATGGCGTCTGTTATACTCTACTGGGAGGCACATAGGTTTAACTTTTCGCCAACCTCCAGTCCGCATCCTCATTGGTGATGCACACCTAACAATTGTAAAAGCTTCTAAGTTAAACACAAGCCTATCTATCCTGTCCGAAATTGGTTTTACAGTCATGATGGGACATGATTGGCCCCATGACAAAAGCGGTATCAGTGGGAAATTGCAAGTGAACTCTTTAACTAGTTTAAAAGCTGGGAGGAGATTATATCTAAAGGAAAAGGCCACGGAAGGATTCTCTTTGAGACAATCAAACTCCGAGGACTCCTTATTTGGGAAACTATCTAGTAGAAAATGGAGAAAAGCAATTCCCCTAAAGGAGTTCCCATCAAGTCTTCCTGTTGCTAAACTCCTTCCAGATGATATCGAGGTGTCAATGACTCTCAATGACCCATTGACACAGAATGTTGATGTTGCAAGAAACATAGTTAAGGAAATTCGGACACAGGTTCCCCCTGAAATGTTTGAATTATCAAATCTTGTGTGCGGAACATATGTTGACTCAAGGATGCTTGTCCTCCGTAGTGTAAATGGCACAGCACTCATATTTACAAGGTCTTGTGCAGATGAAAGCTGTAGATAA